The Achromobacter deleyi genome has a window encoding:
- a CDS encoding ABC transporter ATP-binding protein: MTADTAPDGLAATGLHFARGGERVLQGVNLKLAPGQLLSLLGANGAGKTTLLRLLLGLERPQTGELRLDGRELGQYSRMELARRIAYVPQAHHAPFPYRVFDIVLMGRLPMTGLFHGATSQDRDAAHTVMRRLGIAHLAARPYTEVSGGERQLALIARALAQGAGILIMDEPAAGLDYGHQMRLLELLSGLAGEGYAILKTTHHPEQALLASTHVALLRDGRITSYGPAADAVTPTAIKDLYGLDVTAFRSPRGQTAFERVT; the protein is encoded by the coding sequence ATGACGGCCGATACTGCGCCGGATGGATTGGCCGCGACAGGTCTGCATTTTGCGCGCGGTGGCGAGCGCGTGCTGCAGGGGGTCAACCTGAAGCTGGCGCCAGGCCAACTGCTGTCCTTGCTGGGCGCCAATGGCGCGGGAAAGACGACCTTGTTGCGCCTGCTGCTGGGTTTGGAACGGCCGCAGACCGGGGAACTGCGGCTGGACGGACGCGAGCTCGGTCAATACTCCCGCATGGAACTGGCGCGGCGCATCGCCTATGTGCCGCAGGCGCATCACGCGCCCTTCCCCTATCGCGTCTTCGACATTGTGCTGATGGGGCGGCTTCCGATGACGGGCCTGTTCCACGGCGCCACCAGCCAGGACCGTGACGCCGCCCACACCGTAATGCGCCGCCTTGGCATCGCCCATCTTGCCGCGAGGCCCTACACAGAGGTCTCCGGCGGCGAGCGGCAACTGGCGCTGATCGCGCGGGCGCTGGCGCAAGGCGCGGGCATTCTCATCATGGACGAGCCGGCCGCCGGACTGGACTACGGGCATCAGATGCGGTTGCTGGAACTGTTGAGCGGCCTGGCCGGCGAGGGCTACGCCATTCTGAAAACCACGCATCACCCGGAACAGGCCCTTCTGGCATCGACGCACGTCGCCCTGCTGCGCGACGGTCGGATCACCTCCTATGGCCCTGCGGCGGACGCAGTGACACCCACCGCAATCAAGGACCTGTACGGCCTGGACGTTACCGCGTTCCGATCGCCTAGAGGACAGACAGCCTTCGAGCGGGTGACATGA
- a CDS encoding OmpA family protein, with protein MHSRRIFNRIAVIAAAGALLAGCATQQQTNTAVGTGAGAALGAGIGALIGHGKGAAIGAGIGAVAGGLVGYNWKVVKDDVQKSGASSLGIDVVEMPDGSLKVNIPSGVSFDTDKTQLKPALLPVLDSVARSLNQHPELRAKVVGHTDSTGALAHNQTLSVNRAKSVTDYLAKQGVAAGRLTVEGRGPNDPIGDNATAEGRALNRRVEIYLYAVQQ; from the coding sequence ATGCATTCAAGAAGAATATTCAACCGGATCGCCGTGATTGCGGCGGCGGGTGCGTTGCTGGCCGGGTGCGCCACGCAACAGCAAACGAACACCGCTGTGGGAACGGGTGCTGGCGCGGCGCTGGGCGCCGGCATTGGCGCCTTGATCGGGCATGGCAAGGGCGCGGCGATCGGTGCGGGTATCGGCGCGGTGGCGGGCGGCCTGGTCGGCTACAACTGGAAGGTGGTCAAGGATGATGTGCAGAAGTCCGGCGCCTCGTCGCTGGGCATCGACGTCGTCGAGATGCCGGATGGCAGCCTGAAGGTCAATATTCCCAGCGGTGTTTCGTTCGACACGGACAAGACACAGCTCAAGCCCGCGTTGCTGCCGGTTCTGGACAGCGTGGCGCGTTCGCTCAACCAGCATCCCGAGCTGCGGGCCAAGGTGGTCGGCCATACCGATAGCACCGGCGCGCTGGCGCACAATCAGACCTTGTCGGTGAACCGCGCGAAAAGCGTTACGGATTACCTGGCCAAGCAGGGAGTCGCGGCGGGCCGGCTGACGGTGGAGGGCCGCGGCCCCAACGATCCGATCGGCGACAATGCGACCGCCGAAGGGCGCGCGCTGAACCGGCGCGTCGAAATCTACCTGTACGCGGTCCAGCAATAA
- a CDS encoding FAD-dependent oxidoreductase, whose amino-acid sequence MTLPAHVPVLIAGGGPVGLTLAALLAEYGIASLTVEADDDYCSGSRAICMSRRSQEILGWVGADQPLMATGLAWTGGRSYFRDREVLHFEMPHDPLQRYAPMVNIQQYCVEEYAHQAMQRRPGLAALQWSARVVGLRNEPDGVSVEIESGGERRTVRADWLIACDGGRSAVREAMGLKLEGMQYEGRYVIVDIEQESQRPVERLAWFDPPSNPGSTLLMHRQPGNVWRVDYQIRDDEDPEEAVKPENVLPRVQSHLDMIGETAPWKPLWISIYNAKCLTLDRYRHGRVLFAGDAAHLVPIFGVRGLNSGLDDAGNLAWKLAWVLKGQAPDSLLDSYSVERVHATRQNLAYGAKSTEFMAPPDFGFRLMREAALRLALVDDAVRPLINPRQSAPISYDGSPLNLGDGAPQAGEAAAPGQPAPDVRLLDGEAPCYLSASFGAGFVALALAPGAALSAELDALAAATQGAPHPLRVLRTGADGLQDAHGQLRQRYGSEAGTVYLLRPDGYVLGRWTAPDASALRTALAPYYPSLTLSATQKGQA is encoded by the coding sequence ATGACACTCCCCGCGCACGTTCCCGTCCTGATCGCCGGCGGCGGCCCCGTCGGCCTGACCCTGGCCGCGCTATTGGCCGAATACGGCATCGCCTCGCTGACCGTGGAAGCGGACGACGACTATTGCAGCGGGAGCCGCGCCATCTGCATGTCGCGGCGCTCGCAGGAAATCCTGGGATGGGTCGGCGCCGACCAGCCCCTGATGGCGACCGGGCTGGCCTGGACCGGCGGACGCAGCTACTTCCGCGACCGCGAAGTCCTGCATTTCGAAATGCCGCACGATCCCTTGCAGCGCTACGCGCCCATGGTCAACATCCAGCAGTACTGCGTCGAGGAATATGCGCACCAGGCCATGCAGCGCCGCCCCGGACTGGCCGCGCTGCAATGGTCGGCCCGTGTCGTCGGCCTGCGGAACGAACCCGACGGCGTCTCCGTGGAAATCGAGTCCGGCGGCGAACGCCGGACCGTGCGCGCCGACTGGCTGATCGCCTGCGACGGCGGACGCAGCGCGGTGCGCGAGGCAATGGGACTGAAGCTGGAAGGCATGCAGTACGAAGGGCGCTACGTCATCGTCGACATCGAGCAGGAATCGCAGCGCCCGGTGGAACGCCTGGCCTGGTTCGACCCTCCGTCCAACCCCGGCTCCACCCTGCTCATGCACCGGCAGCCGGGCAACGTATGGCGCGTCGACTACCAGATCCGCGACGACGAAGACCCCGAGGAAGCGGTCAAGCCGGAAAACGTGCTGCCGCGCGTGCAGAGCCATCTGGACATGATCGGCGAAACCGCGCCCTGGAAGCCGCTCTGGATTTCCATCTATAACGCCAAGTGCCTGACCCTGGACCGCTACCGCCATGGACGCGTACTGTTTGCCGGCGACGCCGCCCACCTCGTGCCCATCTTCGGCGTGCGGGGACTGAACTCGGGACTGGACGACGCCGGCAACCTGGCCTGGAAGCTCGCCTGGGTGCTGAAGGGGCAAGCGCCCGACAGCCTGCTGGACAGCTACAGCGTCGAACGCGTCCACGCCACCCGCCAGAACCTGGCCTATGGCGCCAAGAGCACCGAATTCATGGCGCCGCCGGACTTCGGCTTCCGACTCATGCGCGAGGCCGCGCTGCGGCTGGCGCTGGTGGACGACGCGGTCCGGCCGCTGATCAATCCACGCCAATCCGCGCCCATTTCGTACGACGGCTCGCCACTGAACCTCGGCGACGGCGCGCCGCAGGCCGGCGAGGCCGCAGCGCCCGGACAGCCCGCGCCCGACGTCCGGCTGCTGGACGGCGAGGCGCCGTGCTATCTCAGCGCAAGTTTTGGCGCGGGCTTCGTTGCGCTGGCGCTGGCGCCCGGCGCCGCCTTGTCGGCGGAGCTGGACGCCCTGGCGGCCGCCACGCAAGGCGCGCCCCATCCGCTGCGCGTGCTGCGCACCGGCGCAGACGGCTTGCAGGATGCGCACGGCCAGTTGCGCCAGCGTTACGGCAGCGAAGCCGGAACCGTCTACTTGCTGCGGCCGGACGGCTACGTGCTGGGCCGCTGGACGGCGCCCGACGCCTCCGCCTTGCGCACCGCGCTGGCGCCCTACTATCCCTCGCTCACCCTGAGCGCCACGCAGAAAGGCCAAGCATGA
- a CDS encoding FecCD family ABC transporter permease: MLAAVIAAMIASLGSGRYPVSVIEVLQFLSARLGLAEMETQRQTFLSNLLWDIRLPRVLAAVLVGAALSVSGAAYQAVFRNPLVSPGLMGVLAGAACGAALGMLLSGDWRVIQAAAFGAGVLAVLVSVGVARFFGREAVIMLVLGGVVTCALFTSLLSLIKYVADPQDQLPAIVYWLMGSLALATLDDVARMAIPIGLGVCVLFGLARALDAMSMGDDEARTLGVPVTPVRYATIAAATLACAATVAIAGMIGWIGLLIPHIARLLSGPSNSRLLPTSACLGAIFLLGADMLARNLIAEEIPIGIVIELLGVPAFLLVLRRARRSWL, encoded by the coding sequence ATGCTGGCCGCAGTGATCGCGGCGATGATCGCCAGCCTGGGCAGCGGCCGCTATCCAGTATCGGTGATCGAGGTGCTCCAGTTCTTGTCGGCGCGGCTAGGGCTCGCCGAAATGGAAACACAGCGCCAGACCTTCCTCTCGAACCTGTTGTGGGACATCCGCCTGCCACGGGTGTTGGCGGCCGTCCTGGTCGGCGCCGCGCTGTCTGTGTCCGGCGCGGCGTATCAGGCGGTTTTCCGCAATCCGCTCGTATCGCCTGGATTGATGGGCGTACTAGCGGGAGCCGCCTGCGGCGCTGCGCTGGGCATGTTGCTGTCGGGGGATTGGCGTGTAATCCAGGCCGCGGCCTTCGGTGCAGGTGTACTGGCCGTCCTGGTCAGCGTGGGCGTCGCCCGGTTTTTCGGGCGGGAAGCCGTGATCATGCTGGTGCTGGGCGGCGTCGTCACCTGCGCGCTATTCACCTCGCTTCTGTCGCTCATCAAGTACGTGGCGGACCCGCAGGACCAACTGCCCGCGATTGTGTATTGGCTGATGGGAAGCCTGGCGCTGGCCACGCTGGACGATGTGGCACGCATGGCAATTCCGATTGGCCTGGGTGTGTGCGTCCTGTTCGGCTTGGCACGCGCGCTCGACGCGATGAGCATGGGCGACGACGAGGCCCGCACGTTGGGCGTGCCCGTCACGCCGGTACGCTACGCCACCATCGCCGCCGCCACGCTGGCATGCGCGGCCACGGTGGCCATAGCCGGCATGATCGGATGGATAGGCCTGCTGATTCCACATATCGCCCGACTGCTGTCGGGACCGAGCAATAGCCGGCTGCTACCCACCAGCGCCTGCCTGGGCGCGATTTTCCTGCTGGGTGCGGACATGCTGGCCCGCAATCTCATCGCCGAGGAAATTCCCATCGGCATCGTGATAGAGCTGCTGGGAGTCCCCGCATTTCTACTCGTCCTGCGCCGTGCGCGCCGGAGTTGGCTATGA
- a CDS encoding MarR family winged helix-turn-helix transcriptional regulator yields MKPPALERFLTYRLHVLNKITDRDTNRAYLKDCDIPLGEARCLAAIGRYAPLSVNDLARTANLNKGQASRSAQALVDRGLVEKTVSASDGRGVVLAPTTEGLAHYQRIIDLIARRNDAIFGCLTADEQHLLGDMLDRLIGHAHAGADSTDD; encoded by the coding sequence GTGAAACCGCCCGCCCTGGAACGCTTTCTGACGTACCGCCTGCACGTGCTCAACAAGATCACGGACCGGGACACGAATCGCGCCTACCTGAAAGACTGCGACATCCCGCTGGGTGAGGCGCGCTGCCTCGCGGCCATAGGCCGCTATGCGCCCTTGTCGGTCAACGACCTGGCGCGGACGGCCAACCTGAACAAGGGACAGGCAAGCCGCTCGGCGCAGGCGCTGGTGGATCGCGGCCTGGTTGAAAAGACGGTATCCGCATCGGACGGACGCGGCGTGGTGCTGGCGCCGACCACGGAGGGCCTCGCCCACTACCAGCGCATCATTGACCTGATCGCCCGTCGCAACGATGCAATCTTCGGCTGCCTCACCGCCGACGAGCAGCACCTGCTGGGCGACATGCTGGACCGCCTGATCGGGCATGCGCACGCCGGCGCGGACAGCACGGACGACTGA
- a CDS encoding TetR/AcrR family transcriptional regulator: MSLELSPRAIEIVEQTRQLLAAGGYHGFSYADVSERVHIGKPSIHHHFPAKADLVLTVVVHHREQAREGLAALDQHVPDPLGRLTAYADYWAKCIGEGTMPMCICAMLAAELPMIPQAIADEVRAYFGDLAGWIASVLESGVSKGQFQLRDSVQVEAQAFMSTVHGAMLTARAFNDPKVFASISRAAISQLTVST, encoded by the coding sequence ATGAGTTTGGAGCTCTCCCCCAGAGCCATCGAGATCGTCGAGCAGACCAGGCAGCTGCTCGCCGCCGGTGGTTATCACGGGTTCAGCTATGCCGATGTGTCCGAACGGGTCCATATCGGCAAACCCAGCATCCATCATCATTTCCCGGCCAAGGCGGACCTGGTCCTTACCGTGGTCGTCCACCACCGCGAGCAGGCCCGAGAGGGTTTGGCGGCGCTCGATCAACACGTCCCGGACCCGCTGGGACGGTTGACGGCCTACGCGGATTACTGGGCCAAGTGCATAGGCGAGGGCACGATGCCCATGTGCATTTGCGCGATGCTGGCTGCCGAATTGCCCATGATTCCCCAGGCGATCGCGGACGAGGTGCGTGCCTATTTTGGCGACCTGGCCGGCTGGATCGCGTCGGTGCTCGAAAGCGGAGTCTCCAAAGGGCAATTCCAGCTGCGCGACAGCGTCCAGGTGGAAGCGCAAGCCTTCATGTCGACCGTCCACGGGGCGATGCTGACCGCAAGGGCCTTCAACGACCCCAAGGTATTCGCATCGATCTCGCGTGCGGCCATCAGCCAATTGACCGTTTCGACCTGA
- the murU gene encoding N-acetylmuramate alpha-1-phosphate uridylyltransferase MurU, translating to MRAMILAAGRGERMRPLTDLLPKPLLAVGGKPLIVWHLERLAAAGIQDIVINHAWLGHEIERALGDGSAHGVRIRYSPEPTALETAGGIAQALPLLGDDPFLVINGDIWCDWDPAAARDVAPRLPEAGAWLLLVDNPVQHPIGDFLLTPDGRVHAQGEPRLTFAGVGVYHPSLFADVPRGSAAPLAPLLRLAMARDLARGARHPGRWTDVGTPQRLADLNAELGGRVR from the coding sequence ATTCTTGCAGCGGGCCGCGGCGAACGCATGCGGCCGCTGACCGACCTCCTGCCCAAGCCGCTGCTGGCGGTGGGCGGCAAACCGTTGATCGTCTGGCATCTGGAACGGCTGGCCGCGGCCGGCATCCAGGACATCGTCATCAATCACGCATGGCTGGGCCATGAAATCGAGCGCGCGCTGGGCGACGGCAGCGCCCACGGCGTGCGGATCCGCTATTCGCCCGAGCCGACGGCCCTGGAAACCGCCGGCGGCATCGCCCAAGCCCTCCCGCTGCTGGGCGACGATCCCTTCCTGGTCATCAACGGCGACATCTGGTGCGACTGGGATCCCGCGGCTGCCCGGGACGTGGCGCCGCGCCTGCCCGAGGCGGGCGCCTGGCTCCTGCTTGTGGACAACCCCGTCCAGCACCCCATCGGCGATTTCCTGCTGACGCCGGACGGCCGCGTCCACGCGCAGGGAGAGCCCCGTTTGACCTTTGCCGGCGTCGGCGTCTACCATCCGTCGTTGTTCGCGGATGTCCCGCGCGGCTCGGCGGCGCCCCTGGCGCCCCTGCTCCGGTTGGCCATGGCCCGGGACCTGGCGCGCGGCGCCCGCCATCCCGGACGATGGACGGATGTCGGCACCCCGCAGCGGCTTGCCGACCTGAACGCGGAACTCGGCGGCCGGGTCCGCTGA
- a CDS encoding autotransporter outer membrane beta-barrel domain-containing protein, translating into MVIGAGGGAGGVATIDQIATLTARGANGAAALAGVSGQGPIITNGGTLVGGGGGAGGRIVHSTPLADRPGASVAGGAGGAGLDMPGTNTRVVNSGQIYGGGGGGGGDYFGIGSYYLSGLSGAGGSGVRATGAGFQLSNTGSIVGGNGGSGGGLLAAGGIAVEVTGSQAQIVQAGTVAGGMGTAGTTRATAVLLAGNDSVLTLVEGSTTIGAVTFTGTNNQLKLGGSGATASVTVDGDLTLGAGNRMLVRATPTAADRLQVTGKASLSGASVDVRAGAGTYAAQTQYDILSAQTLNGTRFAGATSDLAYLTPTLNYSADDKKVSLVLTRLVVPTPPEGTTPTPPEGTTPTPPEGTTPTPPEGTTPTPPEGTTVLRFGDLVSGRNSRAVADAAETLPVSHAVYSAAINLAQGQPQGYFSTLSGEAHAGVGSGLNNLAGGVRSAPLDVLRGNLRAGTAAGAPTAAAGVSDVAPSAAALPQSQALPAWAQVVGNWQRIGATSDTEAVRQHTGGVFVGADRDVGAGWRLGGALGYTDSKLSVDELASQADVSSYSAIVYGGKAFELGAGKLNVMAGASYTWHDIATRRRVEAGALDQTLTADYGANTTQVFTELGYAFGVARGLTLEPYAGVAWAGQRTRAFGESGGSAALSGESSRQNTTTTTLGLRAEQALSLGSLAGTARLGLGWRHTFGDITPTSRLAFDAGEAFTVTGAPIARDAALVEAGVEARVSRSASLGVAYAGQFGGGNRDQSAMLNLNWAF; encoded by the coding sequence GTGGTCATCGGTGCAGGCGGCGGCGCGGGCGGTGTAGCGACCATAGATCAGATCGCCACGCTGACGGCGCGTGGAGCCAACGGGGCTGCCGCCCTGGCCGGCGTTAGTGGCCAGGGCCCGATAATCACCAACGGCGGCACCCTGGTGGGCGGTGGTGGTGGCGCCGGCGGGAGGATCGTTCACTCGACCCCGTTGGCCGATCGGCCTGGCGCTTCCGTGGCTGGCGGCGCGGGCGGCGCCGGGCTGGACATGCCCGGCACCAATACGCGCGTGGTCAACTCTGGGCAGATCTATGGCGGCGGCGGCGGTGGTGGCGGCGACTACTTCGGTATCGGCTCGTACTATTTGAGCGGGCTGAGCGGCGCCGGAGGCAGCGGGGTGCGCGCCACGGGGGCCGGGTTTCAGCTGAGCAACACCGGCTCCATTGTCGGCGGAAACGGGGGCAGTGGTGGGGGCCTGCTGGCGGCAGGTGGCATCGCAGTAGAAGTCACCGGAAGTCAGGCGCAGATCGTGCAAGCGGGCACGGTCGCGGGCGGAATGGGAACTGCGGGCACCACGCGCGCCACGGCGGTGCTGCTTGCCGGCAATGACAGCGTGCTCACGTTGGTCGAGGGTTCGACCACTATCGGCGCGGTTACGTTCACCGGCACCAACAATCAACTGAAACTGGGTGGCTCGGGCGCGACGGCGTCGGTGACCGTGGACGGCGATCTGACACTAGGCGCGGGCAATCGCATGCTGGTGCGCGCCACCCCGACGGCAGCCGACCGGCTGCAGGTCACGGGCAAAGCTTCGCTTTCCGGCGCGAGCGTGGATGTGCGGGCGGGGGCCGGCACGTATGCCGCCCAGACTCAATACGACATCCTGAGTGCGCAAACGCTCAACGGCACGCGATTTGCCGGCGCCACGAGCGACCTGGCCTACCTCACGCCCACACTGAACTACTCTGCCGACGACAAGAAGGTGTCGCTGGTGCTCACGCGTCTGGTGGTGCCCACGCCGCCCGAAGGCACGACTCCCACGCCGCCCGAAGGCACGACTCCCACGCCGCCCGAAGGCACGACTCCCACGCCGCCCGAAGGCACGACTCCCACGCCGCCCGAAGGCACGACGGTGCTGCGTTTCGGTGATCTGGTCTCGGGCCGGAACTCGCGAGCCGTCGCCGACGCGGCCGAAACCCTGCCGGTCTCCCATGCGGTCTACAGCGCCGCGATCAATCTGGCGCAAGGCCAGCCGCAAGGCTATTTCTCGACGCTGTCGGGCGAGGCGCATGCCGGCGTCGGCAGTGGGCTCAACAATCTCGCGGGCGGGGTGCGGAGCGCGCCGCTGGACGTGCTGCGCGGCAATCTGAGGGCGGGCACGGCGGCGGGCGCGCCGACTGCAGCCGCGGGCGTCAGCGATGTAGCGCCGTCGGCGGCCGCGTTGCCGCAATCCCAGGCCTTGCCGGCCTGGGCCCAGGTGGTGGGCAACTGGCAGCGCATCGGCGCGACCAGCGATACGGAAGCTGTGCGCCAACACACCGGTGGCGTGTTCGTCGGCGCCGACCGGGACGTGGGGGCCGGCTGGCGGTTGGGCGGGGCGCTGGGCTACACCGATTCGAAGCTGTCGGTCGATGAGTTGGCCTCGCAGGCTGATGTGTCGAGCTATAGCGCGATCGTCTATGGGGGCAAGGCCTTCGAACTGGGCGCGGGCAAGCTCAACGTGATGGCGGGTGCGTCCTACACCTGGCACGACATCGCCACCAGGCGTCGTGTCGAGGCCGGCGCCCTGGATCAGACGCTGACGGCAGACTACGGCGCCAACACCACGCAAGTCTTCACCGAACTGGGCTATGCCTTCGGCGTGGCGCGCGGCCTGACGCTGGAGCCTTATGCCGGCGTGGCCTGGGCCGGGCAGCGTACGCGCGCCTTTGGCGAATCCGGCGGCAGCGCGGCGCTGTCGGGCGAGTCGAGCCGGCAGAACACCACCACCACCACGCTAGGCCTGCGCGCCGAGCAGGCGCTGAGTCTGGGCTCGCTGGCGGGCACGGCGCGCCTGGGCCTGGGCTGGCGCCATACCTTTGGCGATATCACGCCGACCTCGCGCCTGGCTTTTGACGCGGGTGAGGCCTTTACCGTTACCGGCGCGCCGATCGCGCGCGATGCCGCGCTGGTCGAGGCCGGCGTCGAAGCGCGCGTATCGCGCAGCGCCTCGCTGGGCGTGGCCTATGCCGGCCAGTTTGGCGGCGGCAACCGGGACCAGAGCGCGATGCTCAATCTGAACTGGGCTTTCTGA
- a CDS encoding 4a-hydroxytetrahydrobiopterin dehydratase, with product MSMFPPARIGTDIAIAALTGWQAVAMRDAIEKRFRFPSFNAAFGFMARVAMFAEKLNHHPEWTNVYNRVDVTLTTHDAGGVTELDVRMAQFMDEAAAQAGATAPKAGA from the coding sequence ATGAGCATGTTCCCTCCCGCCCGTATCGGCACCGATATCGCGATCGCCGCGCTCACCGGCTGGCAGGCGGTGGCGATGCGCGACGCCATCGAAAAGCGATTCCGTTTCCCCAGCTTCAATGCGGCTTTTGGCTTCATGGCGCGGGTGGCCATGTTTGCGGAAAAGTTGAACCATCATCCCGAATGGACCAACGTCTATAACCGTGTGGACGTGACCTTGACCACCCATGACGCGGGCGGCGTGACCGAACTGGATGTGCGCATGGCGCAGTTCATGGACGAGGCCGCCGCGCAGGCGGGAGCGACCGCGCCGAAAGCGGGCGCGTGA
- a CDS encoding HAD family hydrolase encodes MPSSAVSAAYPRAVLFDLLTALLDSWTVWNRAAGSEAQGRAWRAEYLRRTYGCGAYLPYERLVEEAAAAVGLPAGAPAALEAQWDQLPAWDGARELLQALRPHCLLGVVTNCSERLGRRAAGLLGVDWDVVVTSEAAGFYKPDPRPYEMALARLQVAPTQAAFVAGSGYDMFGTAKVGLRTYWHNRVGLLLPEGAMEPEVQSPRLEEALPWLARFSLG; translated from the coding sequence ATGCCCAGTTCCGCTGTTTCGGCCGCCTATCCCCGCGCGGTGCTGTTCGATCTTCTGACCGCTCTGCTTGATTCCTGGACGGTCTGGAACCGTGCCGCGGGATCCGAGGCTCAGGGCCGGGCCTGGCGGGCAGAGTATCTGCGCCGCACCTATGGCTGCGGGGCGTATCTGCCCTACGAGCGCCTGGTGGAGGAGGCCGCGGCGGCGGTGGGATTGCCCGCGGGCGCGCCGGCCGCGCTGGAGGCCCAGTGGGACCAGTTGCCCGCCTGGGACGGTGCGCGCGAGCTGTTGCAGGCGTTGCGCCCGCACTGTCTGCTGGGCGTGGTTACGAACTGTTCCGAGCGCCTGGGGCGCCGCGCCGCCGGCCTGCTGGGCGTGGACTGGGACGTGGTGGTGACCTCTGAAGCCGCAGGCTTCTACAAGCCCGATCCGCGGCCCTATGAAATGGCGCTGGCGCGCTTGCAGGTGGCGCCGACGCAGGCGGCGTTCGTCGCGGGCTCGGGCTACGACATGTTCGGCACCGCCAAGGTGGGGCTGCGCACATATTGGCACAACCGGGTGGGACTGCTGCTGCCGGAAGGGGCCATGGAGCCCGAAGTCCAGTCGCCGCGGCTGGAAGAGGCGCTGCCCTGGCTCGCGCGGTTCAGCCTTGGCTGA
- a CDS encoding DUF6776 family protein: MFGRSQRAVFKPSVYQPGQRTRRMPRWLVLLLVGIALGAGGVLFLQTNYGPQRLTVEQSEQLHSELSASNLERQRLQTQLEEATQQRDANKSGHEKLTSDLTEARAKIETLNKELVLFQDAMPPDPRGGNLGIRSATFKRAPSQLDYQVLVMREERQGVPFKGTLTFSIDGTYPNGRAATVTPEGPALNVDRYDYSLGQLKLPDGFTPKVVVLRVMDGAQKQQAMRIYYVRN; encoded by the coding sequence ATGTTTGGAAGATCGCAACGGGCCGTGTTCAAGCCCTCCGTATACCAGCCAGGCCAACGCACGCGCCGCATGCCGCGCTGGCTCGTCCTGCTGCTGGTCGGCATTGCCCTTGGCGCGGGCGGCGTGCTCTTCCTGCAAACCAATTACGGCCCGCAACGGCTGACCGTGGAGCAGTCCGAGCAGCTGCACAGCGAACTCAGCGCGTCCAACCTGGAACGCCAGCGCCTGCAGACCCAGCTCGAAGAAGCCACGCAGCAGCGCGACGCCAACAAGTCCGGCCATGAAAAGCTGACCAGCGACCTGACCGAAGCACGCGCGAAGATCGAGACGCTGAATAAGGAACTGGTGCTGTTCCAGGACGCCATGCCGCCCGACCCGCGCGGCGGCAACCTGGGCATCCGCTCGGCCACCTTCAAGCGCGCTCCCAGCCAACTGGACTATCAGGTCCTGGTCATGCGCGAAGAACGCCAGGGCGTACCCTTCAAGGGCACGCTGACGTTCTCCATCGACGGCACCTATCCCAACGGCCGCGCCGCGACGGTCACTCCCGAAGGCCCGGCCCTGAATGTGGACCGCTACGACTATTCGCTGGGCCAGCTCAAGCTGCCCGACGGCTTCACCCCGAAGGTGGTGGTGCTGCGCGTCATGGACGGCGCCCAGAAGCAGCAGGCCATGCGCATCTATTACGTGCGCAACTGA